A DNA window from Daucus carota subsp. sativus chromosome 3, DH1 v3.0, whole genome shotgun sequence contains the following coding sequences:
- the LOC108210492 gene encoding uncharacterized protein LOC108210492, with product MNHHRRRRADSPAAVNLDSATQILKQTTTIFKTHLHTLVFLSFLILTFRSNVENGSNFLTTFIDRDPSLKSLLSRIDISGRSHSSPNSNHQPILQHRRRRPFLQLTRVGTLDDDFFSGDDHSDKSLFGGIAKSNLNGTFVIFDHFDPNLGFSNGVVDSGILVNEIVRSGFTFKAPREEESLGDDAVVEDEKIGDGNERENSFGNLFKGLELGRRDATALMFVAGILSASYGYVILGFLVTYSWVLGTVFVLVLNDLLGRYKSLTSTLWDGSNLGLKRLTGFILLRWAVRDALTQLLGICFFGEIDDHYLFFKIFVRLKLMPFSVMASWVRGYEKESAGFLVSWFLFDTLLAFVFAVDAWVAIVDSRKSGREVVKEGCHLLATMLNPAINIKCLEGILCGSLTRWILSSCFGRLFASAFQSVMEVYFMVAWLVYYFAVRSKTASSLGRTFGQRELEGILEGFR from the coding sequence ACCTGGACTCCGCCACCCAAATCTTGAAACAAACTACCACTATCTTCAAAACCCATCTCCACACACTCGTGTTCCTCTCGTTCTTGATCCTTACTTTTCGGTCTAATGTCGAAAATGGCTCGAATTTCCTCACGACTTTTATTGATCGTGACCCTTCTCTAAAGTCCTTGCTTTCGCGTATTGATATTTCTGGGAGGTCTCATTCGAGTCCCAATTCGAATCACCAGCCAATTCTTCAGCACCGGAGAAGAAGACCCTTTTTGCAGCTCACTCGGGTGGGGACTCTAGATGATGATTTCTTTTCGGGGGATGATCATTCGGATAAGTCGCTTTTTGGGGGAATCGCCAAGTCAAATTTAAATGGGACTTTTGTTATCTTTGATCATTTTGATCCTAATTTGGGGTTTTCGAATGGGGTTGTTGATAGTGGGATTTTGGTGAATGAAATTGTGAGGTCCGGGTTTACATTTAAGGCGCCTAGGGAAGAAGAGAGTTTGGGTGATGATGCGGTTGTTGAGGATGAGAAAATTGGGGATGGAAATGAAAGGGAGAATTCGTTTGGTAATCTCTTCAAGGGTTTGGAGCTAGGGAGAAGGGATGCAACTGCATTGATGTTTGTTGCGGGCATTCTTTCTGCTTCGTATGGGTATGTAATTCTTGGGTTTCTTGTTACGTATTCGTGGGTTCTTGGAACTGTGTTTGTTTTGGTGTTGAATGATTTGTTGGGGAGGTACAAGTCATTGACTTCCACTCTGTGGGATGGTTCTAATTTGGGTCTTAAGAGGCTTACTGGATTTATTCTTTTGAGATGGGCCGTTAGGGATGCACTTACACAGCTTTTGGGTATTTGTTTCTTTGGTGAAATTGATGATCACTacttattttttaagatttttgttaGATTGAAATTGATGCCTTTTTCTGTGATGGCTTCGTGGGTAAGAGGATATGAGAAAGAGAGTGCGGGGTTTTTGGTTTCCTGGTTTCTGTTTGATACTTTGTTAGCATTTGTTTTTGCTGTTGATGCTTGGGTAGCAATTGTGGACTCTAGGAAGAGTGGAAGGGAAGTTGTTAAGGAAGGCTGTCATCTGTTGGCGACAATGTTGAACCCTGCAATTAATATCAAGTGCTTAGAAGGAATTTTATGTGGTTCGTTGACGAGATGGATACTATCTAGTTGTTTTGGGAGATTGTTTGCCTCAGCCTTCCAGTCTGTCATGGAAGTTTATTTTATGGTGGCTTGGCTTGTATATTACTTTGCTGTGAGATCTAAAACTGCTTCTTCTCTTGGAAGGACGTTTGGACAGAGAGAATTGGAGGGCATTCTTGAAGGTTTTAGATGA